One genomic segment of uncultured Desulfobacter sp. includes these proteins:
- a CDS encoding tyrosine-type recombinase/integrase, whose product MLMTSVDRYLSIRRLVGFQLKAVEFYLRDFAGFASARGETHVVSKTAIDWASKGTSEAQRHNRLSIVIRFAYFVRAEDPRHQIPPEYLFCNQRQRPTPYIFSDQEIQHLIASAQKLGPSGTLRPYTYSILFGLLATTGMRVSEARSLKINDVTVDGLVIRESKFKKSRLIPLHETTWLALNDYLTRRFQVSCHDPHLFISRRGSKLSHTIVSETFRKVMQSAGIHGKPGHRQPRLMDLRHSFAVKSLLMCTGTRDHISRHILALSTYMGHAKVHSTFWYLESTPELMVDIAHKCERFIYGGAS is encoded by the coding sequence ATGTTAATGACATCTGTCGATAGATATCTATCAATACGGCGTTTAGTCGGTTTTCAACTCAAGGCTGTCGAATTCTATTTGCGCGATTTTGCAGGCTTTGCTTCCGCACGTGGAGAGACTCATGTGGTTTCGAAAACAGCGATTGACTGGGCAAGCAAAGGTACCTCAGAGGCACAGCGTCATAACCGGTTATCTATAGTGATTCGTTTTGCTTATTTTGTACGCGCTGAAGATCCTCGACATCAGATCCCGCCTGAATATTTATTCTGTAATCAACGTCAACGACCAACACCCTATATCTTCAGCGATCAAGAAATCCAACATCTCATTGCCTCTGCACAAAAACTTGGTCCATCCGGTACGTTGCGGCCTTATACCTATAGTATTTTATTCGGGTTGCTTGCGACTACGGGGATGCGGGTTTCAGAAGCACGATCATTAAAAATAAACGATGTCACCGTTGACGGATTGGTCATTCGTGAGAGCAAATTCAAAAAAAGTCGATTAATACCTTTGCACGAGACAACATGGTTAGCTCTGAATGACTATCTAACACGGCGATTTCAGGTTTCCTGTCATGATCCACACCTGTTTATTTCACGCCGTGGCAGTAAACTTTCACACACTATCGTATCTGAGACTTTTCGTAAAGTGATGCAATCCGCAGGCATCCATGGAAAACCAGGTCACCGCCAGCCTCGATTAATGGATTTGCGACACAGTTTTGCTGTGAAATCTTTATTAATGTGCACTGGCACACGCGATCATATAAGCCGACATATACTGGCCCTAAGCACTTACATGGGACACGCCAAAGTCCATAGCACGTTCTGGTATTTGGAAAGTACCCCTGAACTGATGGTTGATATTGCCCATAAATGCGAAAGGTTTATCTACGGAGGTGCATCATGA
- a CDS encoding tyrosine-type recombinase/integrase has translation MLKHYFTDPQTLRKYQQGPIGPYLEEFINWFEKRGYTYSYGIRRHIRGADCFARWAEGIEKKWQHPDADVIMNFGKYLQKHRTLKYPCGNYSHDFVGARHFVSFLKEVSNSRQALPESTEPDLFVSFCQWMKIQRGTMDSTLNNYRLTIIDLLKTLGDQPEKYTAETLRTFVVNRANRHGSGNAKTVVTSVRMFLRFLIATGRCTPGIDHAIPTFARWRLATLPKYLPADTVEQVIASCNLSTPVGVRDRSVLLLLARLGLRAGDVASLKLSSIDWQSGVIKVKGKNRQETLLPLPQEVGDALLAYLSYRPKVNDTHVFITAIAPLGHLTYRAVGHIVTRAIHRAGVKAPSNGAHVLRHSAATEMLRQGVSLPTIGAVLRHSSVETTAVYAKVDVKLLQEIAIPWPEVTPC, from the coding sequence ATGCTAAAACACTATTTCACAGATCCTCAAACATTGAGGAAATACCAACAAGGACCGATAGGTCCCTATCTCGAAGAGTTTATTAATTGGTTTGAAAAACGCGGATATACATATAGTTATGGTATACGCCGTCATATCCGCGGCGCTGATTGCTTTGCACGTTGGGCAGAAGGCATTGAGAAAAAATGGCAACACCCCGATGCAGATGTGATCATGAATTTTGGCAAATATTTACAAAAACATCGCACGCTGAAGTATCCTTGCGGCAATTATAGCCATGATTTCGTAGGTGCCCGGCATTTTGTTTCTTTTCTTAAAGAGGTCAGTAACTCCAGGCAGGCACTACCAGAATCCACCGAACCCGATTTATTTGTCTCCTTTTGTCAGTGGATGAAAATTCAGCGCGGTACAATGGATTCTACACTCAACAATTATCGCCTTACTATCATCGATTTATTGAAAACTTTGGGCGATCAACCGGAAAAATATACAGCAGAAACATTGCGCACATTTGTTGTAAACCGTGCCAATCGTCATGGTTCCGGTAATGCTAAAACAGTGGTTACTTCAGTGCGAATGTTTTTACGTTTTTTGATAGCCACCGGTCGTTGCACACCAGGGATAGATCATGCCATCCCTACCTTCGCGCGTTGGCGTCTGGCCACTTTACCGAAATATTTACCGGCAGATACGGTTGAACAGGTCATTGCCAGTTGTAATCTCTCAACGCCTGTCGGTGTACGCGATCGATCAGTTCTATTATTGCTCGCGCGTCTGGGATTACGTGCGGGTGACGTTGCCAGCTTAAAACTCTCCTCAATAGATTGGCAATCAGGCGTTATAAAAGTAAAAGGAAAAAATCGGCAGGAAACCCTGTTGCCTTTGCCACAGGAAGTAGGCGACGCACTGTTGGCTTACCTATCATATCGACCAAAAGTGAACGATACTCATGTATTTATTACCGCCATTGCACCCTTAGGACATCTGACTTATCGTGCGGTTGGCCATATTGTCACCAGGGCAATCCATCGTGCCGGTGTCAAGGCTCCGTCAAACGGTGCACATGTTTTACGCCATTCTGCAGCTACGGAGATGTTACGACAAGGGGTAAGCCTGCCAACGATTGGGGCTGTCTTACGTCATAGCTCAGTTGAGACAACGGCTGTTTACGCAAAAGTCGATGTGAAACTGCTTCAAGAAATAGCCATTCCATGGCCGGAGGTTACGCCATGTTAA
- a CDS encoding tyrosine-type recombinase/integrase, giving the protein MGYLESDRGNSPSTRNARLAAIKSFMRFIEFRVPSLLAHTREILAIPTKKTDQTLVHYLSLSEVQAILNVPDTRTRYGIRDRAMLHLCFAAGLRVSELISTPVTAISLQSTPTIHIMGKGRRQRALPLWKQTAADVRAWLAVRGDISVPELFFNAQGRAMTRMGFVYLLDKSVRQAMETCTSLVGKKSLASYT; this is encoded by the coding sequence TTGGGCTATCTGGAGTCCGATCGGGGCAACAGCCCAAGCACACGCAATGCTCGTCTGGCAGCGATTAAGTCGTTCATGCGCTTCATTGAATTCCGTGTTCCATCGCTGTTGGCACATACTCGAGAGATTTTAGCCATTCCGACTAAGAAAACCGATCAGACGTTGGTTCACTACCTCTCTCTATCAGAGGTCCAGGCAATCTTGAATGTACCGGATACCCGAACTCGTTATGGTATTCGTGATCGGGCAATGTTGCATCTTTGTTTTGCGGCAGGATTACGGGTATCAGAACTGATCAGTACGCCGGTAACTGCTATCAGCTTGCAGTCTACACCGACTATCCATATTATGGGAAAAGGCCGGCGACAGCGAGCGCTTCCGCTTTGGAAACAAACCGCCGCAGATGTACGAGCATGGTTGGCTGTACGTGGTGATATTTCTGTGCCGGAACTGTTCTTCAATGCTCAAGGTCGAGCCATGACACGTATGGGCTTTGTTTACTTGCTGGATAAATCTGTACGTCAGGCTATGGAAACCTGCACATCGTTAGTTGGCAAAAAAAGTCTCGCCTCATACACTTAG
- a CDS encoding tyrosine-type recombinase/integrase translates to MTPIASHISVFLRERLPLQRGASIHTCNSYAYSFQLLFEYASRHFGVPPSKLYLEQIDARLVMEFLGYLESDRGNSPSTRNARLAAIKSFMRFIEFRVPSLLAHTREILAIPTKKTDQTLVHYLSLSEVQAILNVPDTRTRYGIRDRAMLHLCFAAGLRVSELISTPVTAISLQSTPTIHIMGKGRRQRALPLWKQTAADVRAWLAVRGDISVPELFCNAQGRAMTRMGFVYLLDKSVRQAMETCTSLVGKKVSPHTLRHSCAMMIYQATGDLRQVALWLGHANMQTAEIYLRADPTEKLSAIETVIPPSLRRGQFTVPDRLIESLRG, encoded by the coding sequence ATGACACCAATTGCATCACACATTAGTGTGTTTTTACGCGAACGGTTACCACTTCAACGTGGCGCGAGTATCCACACCTGCAATAGCTACGCTTATAGTTTCCAGTTATTGTTTGAATATGCTAGTCGACATTTTGGGGTCCCCCCCTCCAAACTATATTTGGAGCAGATTGATGCACGGCTTGTGATGGAATTCTTGGGCTATCTGGAGTCCGATCGGGGCAACAGCCCAAGCACACGCAATGCTCGTCTGGCAGCGATTAAGTCGTTCATGCGCTTCATTGAATTCCGTGTTCCATCGCTGTTGGCACATACTCGAGAGATTTTAGCCATTCCGACTAAGAAAACCGATCAGACGTTGGTTCACTACCTCTCTCTATCAGAGGTCCAGGCAATCTTGAATGTACCGGATACCCGAACTCGTTATGGTATTCGTGATCGGGCAATGTTGCATCTTTGTTTTGCGGCAGGATTACGGGTATCAGAACTGATCAGTACGCCGGTAACTGCTATCAGCTTGCAGTCTACACCGACTATCCATATTATGGGAAAAGGCCGGCGACAGCGAGCGCTTCCGCTTTGGAAACAAACCGCCGCAGATGTGCGAGCATGGTTGGCTGTACGTGGTGATATTTCTGTGCCGGAACTATTCTGCAATGCTCAAGGTCGAGCCATGACACGTATGGGCTTTGTCTACTTGCTGGATAAATCTGTACGTCAGGCTATGGAAACCTGCACATCGTTAGTTGGCAAAAAAGTCTCGCCTCATACACTGCGCCATAGCTGTGCGATGATGATCTATCAGGCAACCGGAGATCTGCGTCAAGTCGCTTTGTGGCTTGGGCATGCGAATATGCAAACAGCAGAAATCTATTTGCGGGCAGATCCAACTGAAAAGCTATCAGCTATTGAAACTGTAATACCGCCATCACTTCGCAGGGGTCAATTCACAGTGCCAGACCGATTAATTGAATCCTTACGAGGTTGA
- a CDS encoding CHAT domain-containing protein, whose amino-acid sequence MHVPSAEKDKHYLESLIEQGDWKALIRYWLAHVLEPEGLDCAIKILSEPARSSTELGLADYFSSIQNVPASSWHPPDDALLATCNEDELVTVALVYLIPTVFQCHAALRGHVAMRKEREEALRQGLEAAVQCLKVAENINDSALQQLYNDYIAAALWKLSHPSEALAPMLVATDLARNLRKDEPFYYGEALIGSLSNLVILYQELNMPDEEAACYREIAGVCLGLSDHGQEKLIQAASALYKLGKLLKNQSELEEAYISFKEALSIYLRQDIEVPHADVSNAHYFAGETAARLKKFDAAKYHFQEAITVARQGEDVECKEYLASALNGLALLQGDFGDFTAAHQSYLEALGLWRGLSEIDPDRYGYNLSVTLANISLAEEKINKSNQADYNGLFESQEIERGLKRQAEATHADVEKDIEVLGWTTAARRYFVLRKTKYLDEAISLVNDDDIRAILQHPNFTLGRIPVELVQPALDRLRSQSKLSEYVIVACIASLSELDKANLTEFAPIAAVQGIDSNDLLGMAISCEKFSFFECAAFTFYVLGKYHDMRGELQKAKALLNRSLNCCDQIPSSEKELYADMNSDIKNSLGVILRELREFNQAELFFNEVSEYREKVWKKLNTQNERLRYARTLINLGTVYVDTRYDSIGLEETKYILDEADKHYSALEQEGYDWSSIAVEAARCLNSLGNVLRKMNLLDEAAEKLHRAVEILRQVHSEQNAFLSNPSFESSFNSFQQPDLFITLLNYGRLLHEQKKYHDAKKVFIECIELHRKMPAKQQDSLRINYCGLLNSYAKLLAEMGDEAQALEIHSAAIQEAEKTTEHKEQFLYKGIVRSSYRALLKHFAQNNEHEKVFRCLAALREEKAIVFGSEPAESLETATECLRERGKELGRKLCIVIAESIDSDTMLIGMIRSWQDGLAYFLSHSFSEEASQLYRAFTTYLFEDVKDRSYETIQLLGRKAWEALPQPLNEIFVVSDGLDVLISADSYWTAFPWEALRPHFDETEEWLGHYQNLARWSPITATGLRGLVSNELGNGAGVAAVICPWDALPEKLTSSQREAMQVSEFLSKKRFKIIGENDFIGQTATKAALLHALSLEPTIIHYSGHGCIQYNGEEVLVVADGVFGKQNLLAYKKQQGIAGQLFRQYPLVVLNSCYTGTARDFGGRKEDFAAALIDEGAAAVIASSSPIPDIIGGIMGTALYSGLMLNHETIADIFMRCRNQLELDCLHYNSKWILAWMLWRIHGNPYAKFA is encoded by the coding sequence TGTAATGAAGATGAATTGGTGACTGTTGCTCTGGTGTATCTAATTCCAACTGTATTTCAATGCCATGCCGCACTGCGAGGTCACGTTGCTATGCGTAAGGAGCGCGAGGAGGCACTGAGGCAAGGGCTTGAGGCTGCAGTTCAATGTCTTAAGGTAGCTGAAAACATCAATGATTCCGCATTGCAACAGCTTTATAACGATTATATTGCGGCTGCGCTCTGGAAACTTAGCCACCCTTCAGAAGCACTTGCGCCAATGCTGGTTGCAACGGATTTGGCAAGAAATTTACGAAAAGATGAGCCATTCTATTATGGAGAAGCGTTGATAGGTTCTTTAAGCAACTTGGTTATCCTCTATCAGGAATTGAATATGCCAGACGAAGAAGCGGCATGTTATCGTGAAATTGCAGGCGTCTGCCTCGGATTAAGTGACCACGGTCAAGAAAAATTAATACAAGCAGCAAGCGCACTATATAAATTAGGAAAACTCCTAAAAAATCAAAGTGAACTGGAAGAGGCATATATATCGTTTAAAGAAGCCCTTTCTATTTATTTGAGACAAGATATTGAAGTACCTCATGCTGATGTTTCAAACGCACATTATTTTGCTGGAGAAACCGCCGCCCGCTTGAAAAAATTTGATGCTGCTAAATATCATTTTCAAGAAGCAATTACCGTAGCGCGACAAGGAGAAGATGTAGAATGTAAAGAATACTTAGCGAGTGCGCTGAATGGATTAGCACTGTTGCAGGGAGATTTCGGCGATTTCACAGCGGCCCACCAAAGTTATCTTGAGGCTCTTGGGCTATGGCGTGGGCTGTCTGAAATTGATCCAGACCGTTATGGCTACAATCTTTCAGTTACACTTGCAAATATCTCTTTAGCTGAAGAAAAAATCAATAAGAGTAACCAAGCCGATTATAACGGTCTTTTTGAATCTCAGGAGATTGAACGGGGGTTAAAAAGGCAAGCAGAGGCAACTCATGCTGACGTTGAAAAAGATATAGAAGTCCTTGGGTGGACAACTGCGGCCCGCCGATACTTTGTGCTGAGAAAAACGAAATATCTGGATGAGGCGATATCGTTAGTCAACGATGATGATATAAGAGCTATTTTGCAACACCCAAATTTTACCCTTGGAAGGATACCTGTCGAACTGGTACAGCCGGCACTTGATCGTCTTCGCTCTCAATCCAAACTTTCTGAATATGTGATAGTTGCGTGTATAGCTTCTCTTTCTGAATTAGATAAAGCCAATTTAACAGAGTTCGCACCTATTGCGGCAGTGCAAGGAATTGATAGCAATGATCTTCTTGGCATGGCTATATCCTGTGAAAAATTCAGTTTCTTTGAATGCGCCGCATTTACCTTCTATGTCCTTGGAAAATATCATGACATGAGAGGGGAGCTCCAAAAGGCAAAAGCACTGCTGAATCGTTCGCTTAATTGCTGCGATCAGATACCGTCATCTGAAAAAGAGCTATATGCTGACATGAATTCTGATATCAAGAATAGTCTCGGCGTAATTCTTCGTGAATTGCGTGAGTTTAACCAAGCAGAATTATTTTTTAATGAAGTGAGTGAGTACCGAGAAAAAGTATGGAAAAAATTAAACACGCAAAATGAAAGATTGCGCTATGCTCGTACTCTTATTAATTTGGGAACTGTTTATGTTGACACAAGATACGATAGCATTGGACTTGAGGAAACTAAATATATATTAGATGAAGCCGACAAACACTACTCTGCCTTGGAGCAGGAAGGATATGACTGGTCGTCCATCGCAGTAGAGGCAGCGAGATGTTTAAATTCTCTGGGCAACGTGCTACGAAAAATGAACCTGCTTGATGAGGCCGCTGAAAAATTGCATCGGGCTGTTGAAATTCTCCGTCAAGTCCATTCAGAGCAAAATGCATTTTTGAGCAATCCCTCCTTTGAGTCTTCGTTTAACAGTTTCCAGCAGCCTGATCTATTCATAACGCTCCTAAATTATGGAAGATTACTGCATGAACAGAAAAAATATCATGATGCGAAAAAAGTGTTTATTGAGTGCATTGAACTGCACCGGAAAATGCCAGCAAAGCAACAAGACAGTCTTCGTATAAATTACTGCGGATTACTTAATTCTTACGCGAAGTTGTTGGCTGAAATGGGAGACGAGGCGCAAGCGCTTGAGATACACAGTGCTGCTATCCAAGAAGCAGAAAAAACGACCGAGCATAAAGAACAGTTCCTCTATAAAGGCATCGTCAGGTCATCATATCGTGCATTGCTGAAGCATTTTGCACAGAACAATGAGCACGAGAAGGTGTTCCGATGTTTGGCCGCCTTGCGTGAAGAAAAAGCGATTGTATTTGGCTCTGAACCTGCTGAATCTTTAGAAACAGCGACAGAATGCCTTCGAGAACGAGGAAAGGAATTGGGCCGCAAGCTTTGCATTGTTATAGCCGAGAGCATAGATTCGGATACCATGCTGATAGGCATGATCCGGAGTTGGCAAGATGGGTTGGCTTATTTCCTTTCCCACTCTTTTTCAGAGGAGGCTTCTCAATTATACAGAGCCTTTACAACGTATTTGTTTGAAGATGTAAAAGACAGGTCTTATGAAACGATACAACTTCTTGGACGCAAAGCGTGGGAGGCGTTGCCGCAACCTCTGAATGAAATATTTGTAGTAAGTGATGGCTTAGATGTGTTGATAAGCGCTGATTCTTACTGGACTGCCTTCCCGTGGGAAGCGTTGCGTCCGCATTTTGATGAAACTGAGGAATGGTTGGGTCACTATCAGAATTTAGCACGCTGGTCTCCGATTACTGCAACTGGCTTGCGCGGCCTCGTTAGTAATGAGCTTGGCAATGGTGCCGGAGTTGCGGCAGTAATCTGTCCTTGGGATGCACTACCAGAAAAGCTCACCTCCTCGCAACGTGAAGCAATGCAAGTGTCTGAATTTCTATCAAAAAAACGTTTTAAAATTATTGGTGAGAATGATTTTATCGGACAAACTGCAACCAAAGCGGCACTGTTGCATGCCCTGTCGTTGGAACCAACAATTATTCATTATTCTGGACATGGCTGCATTCAATATAATGGCGAAGAAGTTCTTGTGGTCGCGGATGGTGTTTTTGGCAAACAGAACTTGTTGGCTTACAAAAAACAGCAAGGTATTGCAGGGCAACTCTTCCGGCAATATCCTCTCGTTGTGCTTAATTCGTGTTATACAGGAACTGCCCGTGATTTTGGCGGTAGAAAAGAAGATTTTGCCGCCGCCCTGATCGATGAGGGTGCCGCTGCGGTAATTGCCAGTTCTTCGCCTATTCCAGATATAATAGGAGGAATTATGGGTACAGCTCTTTATTCAGGTCTCATGTTAAATCATGAAACTATTGCCGATATCTTTATGCGATGTCGCAACCAACTAGAATTAGATTGTTTGCATTATAATTCAAAATGGATACTGGCTTGGATGCTTTGGCGCATACATGGAAATCCGTATGCAAAGTTTGCCTAA
- a CDS encoding dynamin family protein codes for MVSQSYTNAANQINEIRETIETDAESALENLTNIAIKLGLKAITDDLEKVKKRLKSEVFHIIVAGRFKGGKSTLLNALLGPNTRPIPGFSANKGPLAVDTFPCTAVLTKINFPDLEGPDVRVWHFDDTYEIWDLSKYLNEAVIKADKEEHKDFFKDIREFELYYPAELCQSGVTAIDSPGTEEDAQRTEIARQAAKESDAAIIVYPSHSFGGEREIGFAEEIMDSGTHVFTIVNLWDDGKPIDLKRLKGFVWNRLITDTGGPKYEDNDLSSQNIYFINAYQGLEGKFNHDQKLMAESGMTEFEKVLGDFLINNKYKAHINNLVGQAISHTNSLEQTIDQRRTSLEQDQQDLAKKIEEIQPKLQSIRNRRDRLPIIIDKARRDSRQALQVNFDEMMVRLQKDLPTRLKKHHLQSLEGIGGVLNTFRKKKIVNEAMGIAQKEIESAITAWSNNPPDQPGVKCALKLTLARLRDDISKEVEKMEKGFIDIQFELTGWQPPSGETNNPTGWVERVIGVGLGVLLSDVGLVFGGASGWRGFAGTLGGYALGGISVATLTALGAVVAWPVALGGVVILGLIGGRVADMWGLEDRIWETVLNSVNPNFPGWTREMTPKIDAAIGKIFEQIQESVMQEVGSLIDAEEQKLLKISQDNLRSKEEKQKLVRDFDQAKQQINDHRHLLKGVLVKVAQVEL; via the coding sequence ATGGTTTCTCAATCTTACACGAATGCGGCTAACCAAATTAATGAAATTCGAGAAACAATAGAAACAGACGCAGAATCTGCTCTTGAAAATCTAACCAACATTGCCATTAAACTTGGTTTAAAAGCAATTACTGATGACTTGGAAAAAGTCAAAAAACGCTTAAAGTCTGAAGTCTTTCACATCATTGTAGCTGGTCGTTTCAAAGGCGGAAAATCCACACTACTGAATGCCTTGCTTGGACCAAATACCCGTCCGATTCCCGGTTTCAGTGCTAATAAAGGACCATTAGCTGTAGATACTTTTCCCTGCACGGCAGTCTTGACGAAGATTAATTTCCCTGACCTTGAAGGGCCTGATGTTCGAGTTTGGCATTTCGATGACACATATGAAATTTGGGATTTAAGCAAGTATCTCAATGAAGCTGTCATTAAAGCTGACAAGGAAGAACATAAAGATTTTTTTAAAGATATTCGTGAATTTGAACTGTATTATCCTGCTGAGCTTTGTCAGTCTGGTGTCACTGCAATAGATTCACCTGGCACAGAAGAGGATGCTCAACGGACTGAAATTGCGCGTCAAGCTGCGAAGGAAAGCGACGCTGCAATTATAGTTTATCCTAGCCATTCTTTTGGGGGTGAACGAGAAATTGGGTTTGCTGAAGAAATTATGGATAGTGGTACTCATGTCTTTACAATTGTCAACTTGTGGGATGATGGCAAACCAATTGATCTTAAACGTCTGAAAGGTTTTGTTTGGAACAGACTAATAACAGATACAGGTGGACCAAAGTACGAAGATAATGATCTTTCTTCTCAAAACATTTATTTTATCAATGCCTATCAAGGTTTAGAAGGAAAATTCAATCACGACCAAAAGCTCATGGCTGAGTCAGGTATGACAGAGTTTGAAAAAGTTCTTGGCGATTTTTTGATCAATAATAAGTACAAAGCTCATATTAACAATCTGGTCGGGCAGGCAATTTCTCATACTAATAGCTTAGAGCAAACAATTGATCAACGTCGCACAAGCCTTGAACAAGATCAACAAGACTTAGCGAAAAAGATAGAAGAGATTCAGCCTAAATTACAATCAATCCGTAACCGTCGGGATCGATTGCCAATCATCATTGATAAAGCTCGACGTGATAGCCGACAAGCTCTACAGGTAAATTTCGATGAAATGATGGTGAGGCTTCAGAAGGATTTGCCCACCCGACTCAAAAAACACCATCTCCAATCATTGGAAGGTATCGGTGGCGTGTTAAATACTTTTCGTAAGAAAAAAATCGTCAACGAAGCCATGGGGATAGCTCAAAAAGAAATAGAGTCTGCAATCACAGCATGGAGTAATAATCCGCCCGATCAACCAGGGGTAAAATGTGCCTTAAAACTCACGTTGGCAAGGCTGCGGGATGATATCTCTAAAGAAGTTGAAAAAATGGAAAAAGGGTTCATCGACATTCAATTTGAATTAACAGGATGGCAACCGCCCTCTGGTGAAACTAACAACCCCACAGGTTGGGTCGAGCGAGTCATTGGTGTAGGCTTGGGGGTTTTGTTGAGTGATGTTGGACTAGTTTTTGGAGGCGCTAGTGGTTGGCGTGGTTTTGCTGGTACATTAGGGGGGTATGCACTAGGAGGCATAAGTGTTGCTACTCTGACCGCTTTAGGAGCAGTAGTTGCATGGCCTGTTGCCTTAGGAGGCGTTGTTATCCTTGGTCTTATTGGAGGACGTGTCGCCGATATGTGGGGGCTCGAAGATCGGATTTGGGAAACTGTATTGAACTCAGTTAATCCTAATTTCCCTGGGTGGACTAGAGAAATGACTCCTAAGATTGACGCAGCGATCGGTAAAATATTCGAGCAAATTCAAGAAAGCGTCATGCAAGAGGTAGGTTCTCTTATCGACGCAGAAGAGCAAAAACTTCTCAAGATATCACAAGATAATCTTCGCAGCAAGGAGGAAAAACAGAAGCTTGTAAGAGATTTTGACCAAGCTAAACAGCAGATAAACGATCATCGGCATCTCTTAAAAGGTGTTTTAGTTAAAGTTGCACAAGTCGAGTTATGA